The genomic region GGTTTCCCGCCTGCCGGAACAAATGTCCACCGCGCTACTGCCCACCGAAACCGGTGGTCGCGATGCCCTTGATGATCTGGCGCTGGAAGAAGAGGAAAACGACCACCAGCGGCAGGGCCGCCAGGATCGCCGAGGCCATGTTCTGCGCGTACTGCAGGCCGTAGGCGCTCTTCACCGTCTGCAGGCCGACCGGCAGCGTCATCAGGTCGGCGTCGGTGGTGACGATGAACGGCCACAGAAAATTGTTCCAGGCGCCGATGAACACGAAGATCGCGACCGCGGCCAGGATCGGCCGCGACAACGGCAGCACGATCGACCAGAACACCCGCAGCCGGTGCGCGCCGTCGACCCGGGCGGCGTCCTCGAGCTCGACCGGGATCTGGTCGAAGAAGCGTTTCAGGATCAGCACCATCGCGGGCGCGAACGCCTGCGGGAGAATGATGCCCCAGTAGGTGTCGACCAGGTCGAAGGCCAGCATCTGCCGGAACAACGGCACGATCAGCAGCTGCGGCGGGATGATGATGGCGGCGATGATCGCGCCGTACAGCCAGCGCCGGCCGCGGAAGGCGACCCGGGAGAAGGCGTAGCCGGCCAGCGCCGACGTCGCGACCGTGACCAGGGTGATCGCCGCCGAGGTCAGCAGGCTGTTCCACGCCCACAGCGGCAGCTCACCGGCCGACAGCACCTTGCGGTAGGCGTCGAAGCCGAAGCCGTCGGGCGGTGACAGGCTGAGCGTCGACGCGCCGGCGTCCGCCTCGCTCTTCAGCGACGTGAGCACCGCCCACGCGAACGGCACCAGCCAGGTCGCGGCCAGGAACGCCAACACCAGCAGCGCCACCATGCGCGACAGGCTCCACGGGTTCTCCCCCGGTTTGTGGCCCTGCTTGTACGCCGTCCGCCCGGCGCGCTGGATCCCCCGGGACAAGGTGTACGTGCTCATCGGCGTCCTCGCTTCGCTCCGGGCGCCGACGAGACACGACGTACCCTGTGCTCGATGATGAACTCGCTACGCTCGCTCATGGCGCACTCCTGCGGTTGATCAGCTTGTACTGCGCGATCGACACCAGCACGATGATCGCGAAGAAGAGGTAGGAGATCGCCGAGGAGTAGCCGAACCGGTAACCGGTGAAGCCGGCCTCGTAGATGTACTGCACGATCGAGCGGGTCGATCCGGCCGGGCCGCCGTTGGTCAGCATGTAGATCTGGTCGAACACCTTCAGCGAGGCCAGCACCTGCAGGGTCAGGATCAGCGCCGTGGTCGGCGCGAGCTGCGGAACGACGATCGAGAACAGCTGCCGCCACTTGCCGGCGCCGTCGATCGCGGCCGCCTCGAACTGCTGCTCGGGGATGTTCTGCAGCGCGGCGAGGTAGAGCAGGAAGTTGAACCCGATGGTCCACCACAGCGTGGTCACCACGACCGAGATCATCGCGACGTTCGGGTCCTGCAGCCAGGCGACCGGTGCGATGCCCAGCTCGGCGAGCACGCCGTTGATCAGCCCGAGCTTCGGGTTGTACATCCAGCTCCAGAACAGCACCACGACGGTGGAGGCGAGCAGGTAGGGCAGAAAGAAGGAGAGGCGCCACAGCCAGCGACCCGGCAGTCCGAGGTTCACCAGCAGCGCGAACGCCAGCGACAGCAGCACCAGCGGGACCGTGCTGAGCAGGGTGAACCACAAGGTGTTGCCGAGCGAACGCCACATGTCGGGGTCCTGCAGCGCCTCGCTGTAGTTGGCCAGCCCGATCAGCTTGCCGTTCGCGCCGGTCAACGTCTCCCCGGTGAAGCTCAGGTACAGGCCGTAGACGGCGGGCACCACCAGGAACAGCACGAACAGCAGCGCGAACGGCGCTGCGAAGGCCCAGCCGGTCAGCGATTCGTCACGCCGTGCCCGGGCCGCACCCATCCGGTTGCCTCCGGCAACGACCAGGCCGGCCGTGGCGGGGCTGTCGACAGCTGTCGGCATCCCGATCTCCCTTCTCCTCACTCAGACCGGTTGCGGGCGGTCGAGCAGCTTGTTCAGCCGCTGGACGAACCCGTCGAAACCGGCCGCCGGGTCCCCGCTGCCGAGGTAGACGTTCTGCACGTTCTCCGCGAAGTACTTGTGGAAGTCGCTGCCGGCGCCGCTGAACCACACGTCCGGGTCGTAGTTCACGTACGCCGGGATGCCGACGTAGTGCGACTGCGGCTTCAGCTGCTGGTACTCCGTGCTCGTGACCACCGGCTGGTACGCCGGGATGTGGCCGGCGCCGGCCCAGGTGACGGAGCGCTTCAGCAGCTCGGCGACCAGCTGGTAGGTGTGCCGGCGGCGTTCCGGCGACACCGTCGACTGCCGGGGCAGCACAAAGGTGTGCGAGTCGGCGTACGCGGCCTGCTGCCCGAACAGGGTGGGGATCGGCCGGGCGTCGAACGGCAGCTTCGACTCCTTCAGCACCGGCAGCTCCCAGACGCCGCCGAAGAACAGGCCGCTCTCGCCGTGCAGGAACTCGCTGGTCGCCGTGCCGCCGTCGCCGCTGCGGGTCGCGATGGTGTCGTTCAGCAGCGAGCGGACGAAGCCGAGCACCTTCACCGCGGCGGCCTCGTCGACCTGCGCCGGTGATCCGGGCACGAGCTTCATCTCGGCGCCGGTCTGGCGGTACAGGGTGTAGAACAGCCGCCACATCTGCGAGCCGTCACCGAGGTAGCCGTACGACAGGCCGTGCTTGCCGGTGACTCGCTGCAGCTTGGCCGCGACCTCGACGAACGCCTCGGGGCTGTTCATCGCCTGGATCGCGTCGGTGACGCCGGCCTTCTCCGCGTGCTGGGTGTTGTAGTAGAGCACGAAGGGATGGGTGTCGAGCGCGATCGAGTAGAGCTTGCCGTCGTACACGCCCTTCTGCCAGACCAGCGGCGGGAAGTCGCTCTCCCGGACCCCGACCTCGGCGAGCAGGTCGACGTCCCACGGCTCCAGCAGGCCGCCGGGCGCGTAGCCGGCGATCCGGGACGCGTGCATCACCGCGAGGTCCGGGGCGCGGCCGCCGGCGGAGGCCATCGCGAGCTTGGTGTAGTACGGCGGACCCCAGGCGAGCACGGTCTGCTCGGCGCGGAAGCCGGCGTTCATCGCGTTCACGGCGTCGACCAGGCCGGCCATCACGATGCCGTCGCCGCCGCTCATCAGGTGCCAGTAGCTGAGGTCGCTCGCGGAGTCACCGGCACCCGGCGTACAGCCGAGCAGCAGGCCTCCGCCGGCCAGCGCGGCGGCTCCGGAGAGCAGGCGGCGCCGGGAGAGCGGACGGTCGAACACTGTCATCAGATCGTCTCCTTCGCAGGCGGCACCGATCATTACATCGTTGCAATGCGCTGACAAGACCTGACCGTAATGGTTTGTGTTGATTTGCGTTACCTACTGCGCGGTGCTATCCCGCCGGATCACCCGGTGCGGGACGACGATCCGCCGGGGTGCCGCGGCCGGATCGGCCATCCGCTCGGCGAGCAGGTCGAGCGCGCTCCCGACGAAGGCACGCCGGTCGAAGTCGACGGTGGTCAGCGGCGGCACGGTGTAGCGGCTCTCCAGGATGTTGTCGAAGCCGGCCACCGCGCAGTCCGTGGGCACGGCCACGCCGGCGGTCCACAGGGCCGACAGCGCGCCGGTCGCGATCGTGTCGGTGAAGCAGAAGAACGCGTCGGGTGGTTCGTGCGCCTGGAGGTAGCGACCCACGACCGTCGCCGCGCCTTCCGGGCTCCACCGGTCCAGCGCGATCTCCAGCGTCGGGTCGTGCAGGCCGGCCCGGGTGAGGACCTCGCGGTAGCCGATGACGCGCAGCCTGGCGGCCGCCGTACCGGCGGAGTCCGTGCGACCGCCGACGCGCCCGGTCCCGGTCGCGCCACCAGGGGCTTCGGGAGTGCCGACGGCGGCGATGCGGCGGCAGCCCTGGTCGACCAGGTGCTGCGTCATGTCGCGGGCGGCGCCGATGTTGTCGATGCAAACCTGGCTGACCACGTCCTGCTCGACGTCGCCGATCAGCACGACCGGCGGCAGCGGACCGGCCGACATCACCGCGCTGTCGTCGAGGTTGACCGGGTTGAGGACCAGCCCGTCGATCTGGTGCGCGCGAGCCTTGGAGAGCAGGTCGAACTCGCGGTCCGGTTCGGCCGCGGTCTGCTCGATCTGGACTCCCCACCCGCGGTCGTGCGCCAGCTCGACGACCAGGTGGGTGATCTCGGCGGAGTACGGCCGGAGCAGGTCCGGCAGGGCCAGGCCGATCATGCCGGACCGGCCGTTGCGCAGGCCGCGAGCACTCAGGTTGGGCACGTAGTCGAGCTCGCTGAGCGCCTTCTCGACCCGCGCGCGGGTCTCCGGGCGGACGAACACCACGCCGTTGATGACGTTCGACACCGTCTTCGGCGACACGCCGGCCAGCTTGGCGACGTCCTTGACGGTGGCACGCATGGGGCCATTCTCACCGACCCTCGGGCCGGGCCGGGGATGCCATCGTTGTCATCCGTACGGCGGCCGGCAACTCACCGCGTCGTGAGCGCGCCGCCGTTGACGTGCAGCACCTGGCCGGTCACGTGGCCGGCCTGCGGGGAGGCGACGAAGTGGATCACCGCCGCCACGTCGGCCGGCGTTCCGGCCCGCTTCGTCATCGTTGAATCGAGCAACCAGGTGCGGCGCTCGTCGGTCAGCTGGTCGCGGAAGAACTCGGTGTCGGCGGTGTAGCCCGGCGCCACCACGTTGGAGGTGACTCCGCGCGGACCGAGCTCGGCCGCGACCTCCAGGCTCCAGGTGGCCAGGGCCGACTTGGCGGCGCCGTACGAACCGCCGCCGCGGGTCCCGGCGATCGATCCCAGGTGGATCACCGCGGTGGTGAGTCGCGCAGCCAGCGCGCTGGTGGTGAGAACCGCCGACAGCACGTTCGCCTCGTAATTGGCCAGCCAGTTCCGCCGAAGCCGCTGCAGGTCGTCCCCCGCGGCCGGAGTCTCCAGGTCGGTGTTGCCGCCCGCGTTGTTCACCAGTACGTCGATCCGCCCCGGCAACTGCTCGGCGAACGCGGCGACCTGTGCGGGATCGGCCGCGTCGCAGACGATCGCCTTGGCGCCGAGCTCGTCCGCCGTCCGGGTCAGTACGTCGCCGCGGCGGCCGGTGATCACCACGTCGTCACCGTCGGCGCGGAACCGCTCCGCGGTGGCCCGGCCGATGCCGGTCGCTCCCCCGGTCACCACGATCGTCCTGGCCATCTCGGGTCCCTTTCGTTTAGGCCTAAACGTTTAGGTCTAAACGTACCATGGCCGTATG from Kribbella flavida DSM 17836 harbors:
- a CDS encoding extracellular solute-binding protein, encoding MTVFDRPLSRRRLLSGAAALAGGGLLLGCTPGAGDSASDLSYWHLMSGGDGIVMAGLVDAVNAMNAGFRAEQTVLAWGPPYYTKLAMASAGGRAPDLAVMHASRIAGYAPGGLLEPWDVDLLAEVGVRESDFPPLVWQKGVYDGKLYSIALDTHPFVLYYNTQHAEKAGVTDAIQAMNSPEAFVEVAAKLQRVTGKHGLSYGYLGDGSQMWRLFYTLYRQTGAEMKLVPGSPAQVDEAAAVKVLGFVRSLLNDTIATRSGDGGTATSEFLHGESGLFFGGVWELPVLKESKLPFDARPIPTLFGQQAAYADSHTFVLPRQSTVSPERRRHTYQLVAELLKRSVTWAGAGHIPAYQPVVTSTEYQQLKPQSHYVGIPAYVNYDPDVWFSGAGSDFHKYFAENVQNVYLGSGDPAAGFDGFVQRLNKLLDRPQPV
- a CDS encoding LacI family DNA-binding transcriptional regulator — protein: MRATVKDVAKLAGVSPKTVSNVINGVVFVRPETRARVEKALSELDYVPNLSARGLRNGRSGMIGLALPDLLRPYSAEITHLVVELAHDRGWGVQIEQTAAEPDREFDLLSKARAHQIDGLVLNPVNLDDSAVMSAGPLPPVVLIGDVEQDVVSQVCIDNIGAARDMTQHLVDQGCRRIAAVGTPEAPGGATGTGRVGGRTDSAGTAAARLRVIGYREVLTRAGLHDPTLEIALDRWSPEGAATVVGRYLQAHEPPDAFFCFTDTIATGALSALWTAGVAVPTDCAVAGFDNILESRYTVPPLTTVDFDRRAFVGSALDLLAERMADPAAAPRRIVVPHRVIRRDSTAQ
- a CDS encoding carbohydrate ABC transporter permease, with product MPTAVDSPATAGLVVAGGNRMGAARARRDESLTGWAFAAPFALLFVLFLVVPAVYGLYLSFTGETLTGANGKLIGLANYSEALQDPDMWRSLGNTLWFTLLSTVPLVLLSLAFALLVNLGLPGRWLWRLSFFLPYLLASTVVVLFWSWMYNPKLGLINGVLAELGIAPVAWLQDPNVAMISVVVTTLWWTIGFNFLLYLAALQNIPEQQFEAAAIDGAGKWRQLFSIVVPQLAPTTALILTLQVLASLKVFDQIYMLTNGGPAGSTRSIVQYIYEAGFTGYRFGYSSAISYLFFAIIVLVSIAQYKLINRRSAP
- a CDS encoding SDR family NAD(P)-dependent oxidoreductase, with protein sequence MARTIVVTGGATGIGRATAERFRADGDDVVITGRRGDVLTRTADELGAKAIVCDAADPAQVAAFAEQLPGRIDVLVNNAGGNTDLETPAAGDDLQRLRRNWLANYEANVLSAVLTTSALAARLTTAVIHLGSIAGTRGGGSYGAAKSALATWSLEVAAELGPRGVTSNVVAPGYTADTEFFRDQLTDERRTWLLDSTMTKRAGTPADVAAVIHFVASPQAGHVTGQVLHVNGGALTTR
- a CDS encoding carbohydrate ABC transporter permease, which produces MSTYTLSRGIQRAGRTAYKQGHKPGENPWSLSRMVALLVLAFLAATWLVPFAWAVLTSLKSEADAGASTLSLSPPDGFGFDAYRKVLSAGELPLWAWNSLLTSAAITLVTVATSALAGYAFSRVAFRGRRWLYGAIIAAIIIPPQLLIVPLFRQMLAFDLVDTYWGIILPQAFAPAMVLILKRFFDQIPVELEDAARVDGAHRLRVFWSIVLPLSRPILAAVAIFVFIGAWNNFLWPFIVTTDADLMTLPVGLQTVKSAYGLQYAQNMASAILAALPLVVVFLFFQRQIIKGIATTGFGGQ